Proteins found in one Columba livia isolate bColLiv1 breed racing homer chromosome 11, bColLiv1.pat.W.v2, whole genome shotgun sequence genomic segment:
- the DIS3L gene encoding DIS3-like exonuclease 1 isoform X1 codes for MLRTEKVLQLRGQHGRSVRVVREHYLRPDVPCRSALCPAACPRDGKLLSDDVTHYVVPDCKVVQDYLEILELPELKGIIFMQTACQAVQHQKGRRQYNKLRNLVKDARRDCIVFANEFHQHSYLPREKGESVEKWQTRSIYNAAVWYYNHCLTQMPVVMVTEDEDAIGQYGNETEGVFVISFKNYLDNFWPDLKAAHELFDSILQARRERESESQENSGKEYPEHLPGEILEAGIKSGRYIQGTLNVNKHRAQLEAFVRLQGFGSKETELQSDILIYGAKARNRAIHGDVVAVELLPVQEWKGRTVALCENETEDKAPADTTGDPMPTGKVVGIIQKNWRDYVVTFPSKEESQSQGRNAQKVLVTPWDYRIPKIRISTQQAEALQDYRVVVRIDSWESTSVYPNGHFVRVLGKIGDLEGEVAAILVENSICVAPFSEIQMSEMPVSSSKNPWKVNPEEEKKRLDLRDTHLIFSIDPKGCEDVDDALSVRSLPSGNLELGVHIADVTQFVAANSYTDVEARARATTYYLVDRRYDMLPSVLSADICSLLSGLDRYAVSVLWELEKESYEVLRVCYNKTIIRSAYKLAYETAQGLLDGDTSAVGDIPELKNLDERTREKKLAELVWAISKLTDIARHVRAKRDSCGALELEGVEIRVQLDDQHNIHDLIPKQPLEVHETVAECMILANHWVAKKISENFPHQALLRQHPPPRQEFFTELRECASSKGFSIDTRSNKTLAESLNKAHDPQDPIVNKLLRSMATHAMSNALYFSTGSCPEEEFHHYGLALEKYTHFTSPIRRYADIVVHRLLMAATLKDSKGDIKENVFSNKDLEELCRHINNRNRAAQHAEKQSTELFQCMYFKDKTPETDERCIADGVIYSIRTNGVLVFVPRYGIKAAAYMKNKEGLVISCQGDRSCEWKPGSLHRFQDKITSTTTTGESVTLSLFDHITVKILVQTSRCHADTIKLEIIRNAPYQAPATEASQKNFHVVKSELVKAVSQSAEAAQRAQENSRAEVMAEDYQEYRQSKGRSLYQLLEEIKELALLDVSADIRT; via the exons ATGCTCCGCACGGAGAAGGTGCTGCAGCTGCGGGGCCAGCACGGCCGCTCGGTGCGCGTGGTGCGGGAGCATTACCTGCGGCCCGACGTGCCGTGCCGGAGCGCCCTGTGCCCGGCCGCCTGCCCGCGCG ATGGCAAATTGTTATCAGATGATGTTACACATTATGTTGTCCCTGACTGCAAGGTTGTTCAAGATTACCTTGAGATTCTCGAGTTGCCGGAGCTGAAAGGGATTATTTTCATGCAAACAGCATGTCAAGCTGTGCAACATCAGAAAGGACGCAG ACAATACAACAAGTTACGAAATCTAGTAAAGGATGCCCGTCGTGACTGTATAGTGTTTGCTAATGAATTCCACCAGCATTCTTATTTGCCAAGAGAGAAGGGAGAATCTGTGGAGAAGTGGCAGACcag GAGTATTTACAATGCAGCAGTCTGGTATTATAATCACTGCTTGACTCAGATGCCAGTTGTTATGGTAACAGAAGATGAAGATGCTATCGGGCAGTACGGAAATGAAACAGAAGGAGTGTTTGTGATTTCCTTCAAG aatTACTTGGATAACTTTTGGCCTGACTTAAAGGCTGCCCATGAACTCTTTGACTCTATACTTCAAGCTCGGCGTGAACGGGAGAGTGAAAGCCaagaaaacagtggaaaagAATATCCTGAGCATTTACCTGGGGAAATATTGGAGGCTGGAATCAAATCTGGAAGATACATACAG GGAACGCTGAATGTCAATAAGCACAGAGCACAACTGGAAGCTTTTGTTCGACTTCAGGGATTTGGCAGCAAAGAAACAG aacTTCAAAGTGACATCCTCATTTATGGGGCCAAAGCTCGAAATCGTGCAATCCATGGCGATGTGGTAGCTGTTGAGTTACTGCCTGTGCAGGAATGGAAAGGACGGACCGTTGCCCTTTGTGAAAATGAGACTGAGGACAAAGCACCTGCAGACACCACTGGTGACCCAATGCCCACAG GTAAAGTTGTTGGAATCATTCAGAAGAACTGGAGGGATTACGTGGTCACTTTCCCCTCTAAAGAAGAGAGCCAGTCCCAGGGCAGGAACGCTCAGAAAGTCCTTGTTACACCCTGGGACTACCGAATTCCCAAAATCCGCATCAGTACTCAGCAGGCTGAAGCATTACAG GATTACAGGGTTGTCGTGCGTATTGATTCTTGGGAATCAACGTCTGTATATCCCAATGGACACTTTGTGAGAGTTCTAGGAAAAATCGGAGATCTCGAGGGGGAAGTTGCAGCTATTCTGGTGGAGAACAGCATTTGTGTTGCCCCTTTCTCAGAAATCCAG ATGAGTGAAATGCCTGTGAGTTCTTCAAAGAATCCATGGAAAGTGAAtccagaggaggaaaaaaagcgtCTTGACTTGAGAGATACGCACTTGATCTTCAGCATTGACCCAAAGGGCTGCGAGGACGTGGATGATGCGCTCTCCGTTAGATCTCTGCCTAGTGGGAACCTCGAGCTGGGTGTCCACATTGCTGATGTCACCCAGTTTGTGGCAGCAAATTCTTACACTGATGTTGAGGCCAGAGCaag GGCAACAACTTATTATTTAGTGGATCGTCGTTATGACATGCTGCCCTCCGTCCTGAGCGCTGACATCTGCTCTCTTCTCAGTGGACTTGATAG GTATGCTGTAAGTGTCTTGTGGGAACTAGAAAAAGAATCATACGAAGTGCTGAGAGTCTGCTACAACAAAACCATCATTCGGTCTGCGTACAAGCTGGCTTACGAAACGGCCCAGGGATTATTAGACGGAGACACAAGTGCTGTTGGTGATATCCCAGAATTGAAAAACCTGGATGAAAGAACCAGAGAGAAGAAGTTGGCTGAACTAGTCTGGGCGATATCGAAACTCACCGATATAGCGCGACATGTTAGAGCCAAGCGGGACAGCTGTGGGGCTCTGGAACTGGAAGGGGTAGAAATCCGAGTGCAGCTGGATGATCAACATAATATCCATGATCTCATCCCCAAGCAGCCGCTGGAGGTGCACGAGACGGTTGCGGAATGTATGATTCTTGCCAACCACTGGGTGGCAAAaaagatttcagaaaattttCCTCATCAAGCTTTGTTGCGTCAACACCCTCCACCACGACAGGAGTTTTTTACTGAACTTCGAGAGTGTGCCAGTTCCAAAGGTTTCTCAATAGACACACG GTCTAATAAAACATTGGCAGAATCCCTGAATAAAGCACATGACCCACAGGATCCAATTGTCAATAAGCTGCTGAGATCCATGGCCACTCATGCCATGTCTAACGCCTTGTACTTCTCAACCGGCTCTTGTCCTGAGGAAGAGTTTCATCATTATG GACTTGCCTTGGAGAAGTACACTCATTTCACATCACCAATTAGAAGATACGCTGATATTGTTGTCCACAGACTCCTGATGGCAGCGACTCTGAAGGACAGTAAAGGAGACATTAAGGAAAATGTATTCAGTAATAAGGATCTTGAGGAGTTGTGCAGACACATTAATAACAGAAACCGG GCAGCCCAGCATGCTGAGAAGCAGTCTACCGAGCTCTTCCAGTGCATGTACTTCAAAGACAAAACCCCAGAAACAGATGAGCGCTGCATAGCAGACGGTGTGATTTACTCGATTAGAACAAACGGTGTGCTTGTTTTTGTACCAAG atacgGAATCAAAGCTGCTGCatatatgaaaaacaaagaaggctTAGTCATCTCTTGTCAAGGTGACAGGAGCTGTGAGTGGAAGCCTGGGTCACTGCATCGCTTTCAGGATAAAATTACTTCCACTACAACTACTGGAGAATCCGTTACTTTAAGCCTTTTTGATCATATTACA GTAAAAATACTTGTGCAGACTTCCCGCTGCCATGCTGATACAATCAAGCTTGAAATAATCAGGAACGCGCCGTACCAGGCTCCTGCCACAGAAGCTTCCCAGAAGAATTTTCACGTGGTGAAATCTGAGTTGGTAAAAGCCGTCAGCCAGTCGGCAGAGGCAGCCCAGCGCGCCCAAGAAAACTCAAGAGCCGAAGTGATGGCTGAAGACTACCAGGAGTACCGCCAGAGCAAGGGCAGGAGCCTGtaccagctgctggaggagatcAAGGAGTTGGCGCTGTTAGATGTTTCGGCTGACATTCGAACCTGA
- the DIS3L gene encoding DIS3-like exonuclease 1 isoform X2: MQTACQAVQHQKGRRQYNKLRNLVKDARRDCIVFANEFHQHSYLPREKGESVEKWQTRSIYNAAVWYYNHCLTQMPVVMVTEDEDAIGQYGNETEGVFVISFKNYLDNFWPDLKAAHELFDSILQARRERESESQENSGKEYPEHLPGEILEAGIKSGRYIQGTLNVNKHRAQLEAFVRLQGFGSKETELQSDILIYGAKARNRAIHGDVVAVELLPVQEWKGRTVALCENETEDKAPADTTGDPMPTGKVVGIIQKNWRDYVVTFPSKEESQSQGRNAQKVLVTPWDYRIPKIRISTQQAEALQDYRVVVRIDSWESTSVYPNGHFVRVLGKIGDLEGEVAAILVENSICVAPFSEIQMSEMPVSSSKNPWKVNPEEEKKRLDLRDTHLIFSIDPKGCEDVDDALSVRSLPSGNLELGVHIADVTQFVAANSYTDVEARARATTYYLVDRRYDMLPSVLSADICSLLSGLDRYAVSVLWELEKESYEVLRVCYNKTIIRSAYKLAYETAQGLLDGDTSAVGDIPELKNLDERTREKKLAELVWAISKLTDIARHVRAKRDSCGALELEGVEIRVQLDDQHNIHDLIPKQPLEVHETVAECMILANHWVAKKISENFPHQALLRQHPPPRQEFFTELRECASSKGFSIDTRSNKTLAESLNKAHDPQDPIVNKLLRSMATHAMSNALYFSTGSCPEEEFHHYGLALEKYTHFTSPIRRYADIVVHRLLMAATLKDSKGDIKENVFSNKDLEELCRHINNRNRAAQHAEKQSTELFQCMYFKDKTPETDERCIADGVIYSIRTNGVLVFVPRYGIKAAAYMKNKEGLVISCQGDRSCEWKPGSLHRFQDKITSTTTTGESVTLSLFDHITVKILVQTSRCHADTIKLEIIRNAPYQAPATEASQKNFHVVKSELVKAVSQSAEAAQRAQENSRAEVMAEDYQEYRQSKGRSLYQLLEEIKELALLDVSADIRT, translated from the exons ATGCAAACAGCATGTCAAGCTGTGCAACATCAGAAAGGACGCAG ACAATACAACAAGTTACGAAATCTAGTAAAGGATGCCCGTCGTGACTGTATAGTGTTTGCTAATGAATTCCACCAGCATTCTTATTTGCCAAGAGAGAAGGGAGAATCTGTGGAGAAGTGGCAGACcag GAGTATTTACAATGCAGCAGTCTGGTATTATAATCACTGCTTGACTCAGATGCCAGTTGTTATGGTAACAGAAGATGAAGATGCTATCGGGCAGTACGGAAATGAAACAGAAGGAGTGTTTGTGATTTCCTTCAAG aatTACTTGGATAACTTTTGGCCTGACTTAAAGGCTGCCCATGAACTCTTTGACTCTATACTTCAAGCTCGGCGTGAACGGGAGAGTGAAAGCCaagaaaacagtggaaaagAATATCCTGAGCATTTACCTGGGGAAATATTGGAGGCTGGAATCAAATCTGGAAGATACATACAG GGAACGCTGAATGTCAATAAGCACAGAGCACAACTGGAAGCTTTTGTTCGACTTCAGGGATTTGGCAGCAAAGAAACAG aacTTCAAAGTGACATCCTCATTTATGGGGCCAAAGCTCGAAATCGTGCAATCCATGGCGATGTGGTAGCTGTTGAGTTACTGCCTGTGCAGGAATGGAAAGGACGGACCGTTGCCCTTTGTGAAAATGAGACTGAGGACAAAGCACCTGCAGACACCACTGGTGACCCAATGCCCACAG GTAAAGTTGTTGGAATCATTCAGAAGAACTGGAGGGATTACGTGGTCACTTTCCCCTCTAAAGAAGAGAGCCAGTCCCAGGGCAGGAACGCTCAGAAAGTCCTTGTTACACCCTGGGACTACCGAATTCCCAAAATCCGCATCAGTACTCAGCAGGCTGAAGCATTACAG GATTACAGGGTTGTCGTGCGTATTGATTCTTGGGAATCAACGTCTGTATATCCCAATGGACACTTTGTGAGAGTTCTAGGAAAAATCGGAGATCTCGAGGGGGAAGTTGCAGCTATTCTGGTGGAGAACAGCATTTGTGTTGCCCCTTTCTCAGAAATCCAG ATGAGTGAAATGCCTGTGAGTTCTTCAAAGAATCCATGGAAAGTGAAtccagaggaggaaaaaaagcgtCTTGACTTGAGAGATACGCACTTGATCTTCAGCATTGACCCAAAGGGCTGCGAGGACGTGGATGATGCGCTCTCCGTTAGATCTCTGCCTAGTGGGAACCTCGAGCTGGGTGTCCACATTGCTGATGTCACCCAGTTTGTGGCAGCAAATTCTTACACTGATGTTGAGGCCAGAGCaag GGCAACAACTTATTATTTAGTGGATCGTCGTTATGACATGCTGCCCTCCGTCCTGAGCGCTGACATCTGCTCTCTTCTCAGTGGACTTGATAG GTATGCTGTAAGTGTCTTGTGGGAACTAGAAAAAGAATCATACGAAGTGCTGAGAGTCTGCTACAACAAAACCATCATTCGGTCTGCGTACAAGCTGGCTTACGAAACGGCCCAGGGATTATTAGACGGAGACACAAGTGCTGTTGGTGATATCCCAGAATTGAAAAACCTGGATGAAAGAACCAGAGAGAAGAAGTTGGCTGAACTAGTCTGGGCGATATCGAAACTCACCGATATAGCGCGACATGTTAGAGCCAAGCGGGACAGCTGTGGGGCTCTGGAACTGGAAGGGGTAGAAATCCGAGTGCAGCTGGATGATCAACATAATATCCATGATCTCATCCCCAAGCAGCCGCTGGAGGTGCACGAGACGGTTGCGGAATGTATGATTCTTGCCAACCACTGGGTGGCAAAaaagatttcagaaaattttCCTCATCAAGCTTTGTTGCGTCAACACCCTCCACCACGACAGGAGTTTTTTACTGAACTTCGAGAGTGTGCCAGTTCCAAAGGTTTCTCAATAGACACACG GTCTAATAAAACATTGGCAGAATCCCTGAATAAAGCACATGACCCACAGGATCCAATTGTCAATAAGCTGCTGAGATCCATGGCCACTCATGCCATGTCTAACGCCTTGTACTTCTCAACCGGCTCTTGTCCTGAGGAAGAGTTTCATCATTATG GACTTGCCTTGGAGAAGTACACTCATTTCACATCACCAATTAGAAGATACGCTGATATTGTTGTCCACAGACTCCTGATGGCAGCGACTCTGAAGGACAGTAAAGGAGACATTAAGGAAAATGTATTCAGTAATAAGGATCTTGAGGAGTTGTGCAGACACATTAATAACAGAAACCGG GCAGCCCAGCATGCTGAGAAGCAGTCTACCGAGCTCTTCCAGTGCATGTACTTCAAAGACAAAACCCCAGAAACAGATGAGCGCTGCATAGCAGACGGTGTGATTTACTCGATTAGAACAAACGGTGTGCTTGTTTTTGTACCAAG atacgGAATCAAAGCTGCTGCatatatgaaaaacaaagaaggctTAGTCATCTCTTGTCAAGGTGACAGGAGCTGTGAGTGGAAGCCTGGGTCACTGCATCGCTTTCAGGATAAAATTACTTCCACTACAACTACTGGAGAATCCGTTACTTTAAGCCTTTTTGATCATATTACA GTAAAAATACTTGTGCAGACTTCCCGCTGCCATGCTGATACAATCAAGCTTGAAATAATCAGGAACGCGCCGTACCAGGCTCCTGCCACAGAAGCTTCCCAGAAGAATTTTCACGTGGTGAAATCTGAGTTGGTAAAAGCCGTCAGCCAGTCGGCAGAGGCAGCCCAGCGCGCCCAAGAAAACTCAAGAGCCGAAGTGATGGCTGAAGACTACCAGGAGTACCGCCAGAGCAAGGGCAGGAGCCTGtaccagctgctggaggagatcAAGGAGTTGGCGCTGTTAGATGTTTCGGCTGACATTCGAACCTGA
- the TIPIN gene encoding TIMELESS-interacting protein — MMDPLEHNLFDLPDYENTEDEAFPPLPPPASPGRDDVEWAQANGEPDGNQQSQTKDSAVATRRVVKRPMPKLDAQRLISERGLPALRHMFDNVKFKGKGHEAEDLKTLIRHMEHWAHRLFPKLQFEDFVDRVESLGSKKEVQTCLKRIRLDLPILHEDFASNEDGGGESNGLDTATEDAHSCSGNVEEFTSLPGTTLTEEQQQRMQKNRQLALERRQAKMQCGSQPQHTELPISSSEEFTTPVAQDPSDLIEDTQVTTTKVAVTEAEAGDRELECASEKQ, encoded by the exons ATGATGGACCCTTTGGAGCACAACTTGTTTGATCTTCCTGATTATGAGAATACAGAAGATGAAGCGTTCCCACCTCTCCCACCTCCTGCCTCTCCTGGAAGAGACGATGTCGAATGGGCTCAAGCAAACGGAG AACCAGATGGAAACCAGCAGTCACAAACGAAGGATTCTGCTGTAGCTACACGGAGAGTAGTTAAACGACCGATGCCTAAACTGGATGCCCAGAG GTTAATTTCAGAAAGAGGACTTCCAGCCCTGAGACACATGTTTGACAATGTAAAATTCAAGGGTAAGGGGCATGAG GCAGAAGACCTGAAGACCCTCATACGACATATGGAACACTGGGCTCATAGACTATTTCCAAAATTGCAATTTGAGGATTTTGTTGACAGAGTAGAGTCTTtgggaagcaagaaggaagTTCAG ACCTGCCTAAAGCGAATTAGACTTGATCTTCCTATTTTACATGAAGACTTTGCAAGCAATGAAG ATGGTGGAGGGGAAAGCAACGGGCTGGATACAGCCACTGAAGACGCACATTCCTGCTCTGGAAACGTGGAAGAATTCACTTCTCTGCCTGGCACAACCCTCACGGAGGAGCAACAGCAGCGAATGCAGAAGAACAGGCAGCTGGCCCTGGAGCGCAGGCAGGCGAAGATGCAGTGCGGCAGCCAGCCACAGCACACCG aGCTCCCCATTAGTTCCTCAGAAGAGTTTACTACTCCAGTTGCTCAGGATCCCTCTGACCTTATTGAAGACACTCAAGTTACCACAACCAAAGTAGCTGTTACAGAAGCTGAAGCTGGAGATAGAGAATTGGAATGTGCCAGCGAAAAGCAGTGA